A window of Cytobacillus sp. FSL H8-0458 genomic DNA:
GTCTAACATTAAAGCAGGCAGTTATTTTTACGCTGAAGGAAGGGTTTCGATACAAAACTAAAGAAATTGCTGATATCCTGCAGACTACTGAATTTGCAGTGAAGTCCGCGCTGAACCGTGCACGGAGGCAGCTTCAACACGCAGTTGAAAATAAGACTGAGGATATTTTTACAAATGAGGACGAAGAAAAGCTTTTTCATCTGATGCAGCAATCAGTAGCCGCTGAAGACCCATCCATCCTAATACAATCCATCCCTTTCCTGGAATCCCTGGAAAGCTATTCGAAGAAGCCTGTTCTGCCCGTTTCATCTCCTTCTAATACTCTCTGTATGGCGGCATAGATCCGCAAAGAACAGGAGGGATAAAGATGACAGCAATACCATATGTCATTGAGCAGTCAAGCAAGGGAGAACGTTCCTACGATATTTACTCACGGCTTTTAAAAGACCGGATTATCATGATTGGTGAAGAAATTAATGATGTGGTTGCCAATAGTGTGATTGCCCAGCTGCTATTTCTTGCAGCGGAATCTCCTGAAAAGGATATCTCTCTTTATATTAATAGTCCGGGCGGTTCGACAACCGCAGGGTTTGCCATCTTTGACACGATTCAATATATAAAGCCTGATGTGAGAACGATTTGCACTGGAATGGCTGCGTCATTTGGGGCGATGCTTCTGCTGGCAGGGAAAAAAGGAAAACGCTACAGTTTGCCGAATAGTGAAATCATGATTCATCAGCCGCTTGGCGGAGCGAGGGGGCAGGCGACCGAAATCGAAATTTCGGCGAAGCGGATTTTAAAACTGAGGGAGCACATCAATGGAATTATTGCAGAACGAACTGGCCAGCCTGCAGAAAAAGTGGCTCGGGATACGGACCGTGATTATTTCATGACTGCCGAAGAAGCAAAGGAATACGGGATTATTGATGAAATTATCTATAAAAGCTAGGTAAAAAGAAAAAGCAGCCGATGGTGGCTGCTTTTTCCGTTTGATTATTTTTCCCCGGAGTAGTACTCGTCAATTGCCCGAAGCCAATTGACACGTGCGATATTTCCGGCCTTTTCTCTGTCTTTTTGTTCAAAAGCTTTTAATATATCTTCATGTTCTTCAATAGAACGTTCTTTTAGAATAATGGTTTTATTATAGTATAGCCGCATGACATGGGCCTGCAGCATGGAAGCTGTATTAGAAATATAAGGATTCTGGGCAAGCTCGATAATGATATTATGAAACTTCTCATCCTGCTTCAAAGCTGAGAAGGTATCTCCCGCCATAAGAGCTTTGGCGAATTTATGATTGATGTCCCTGAGAATATTGATTGTCTCCTGGCTGATAACAGGAGCTGCCAATTCTGCAGCTAGAGCCTGAAGTACGCCTAAAGGGGGCAGGATCTTGCTGATATCTTCCGGGTTAACTGACGTGACTTGAGTTCCCACACCGGGGAACATTTCGACAAATCCCTGAACATTCAGCAGCTGAAGCGCTTCTCTGATAGGGGTGCGGCTGACTCCTAACGCTTTGGCAAGATCAGCATCGTTTAATTTTTCCTTAGGCTGAAGTGTCCCGTCAATAATCCACTCCTGGATCTGTGAGAAGGCGCGATCTTTAGCGGATACACGAGTAGGTGATGAATAATTAGAGGGTATTGGCATAGCTGTGACCACCTTTTCATTTCTAGCAATTTTCCTGCGGATTTATAGTTATTTCCAAATAAAATATAAATTTAGTATATAGAAGTATCTTAAAAAATTCAATATATCGCATGATTCGACAAAAAGTTTTATGCGATATATTGCATAAGTATTTTGAATATGTTATCTTGAGTTATGCAATATATTACTAGAGTGCAAAAACAATAATATTACCGCACTATAATTTCAGAAAATTTAAATTTGATAGATTGTTAGGGTTAAAGCCTTGTTAATAGGAGGAAATAAATATGACGAACAAAATACCATTCTCATTTACTGTGACAGTTGGATTTATGCTCTTTGCCTTATTTTTCGGGGCAGGAAACTTAATTTTCCCTGCAATGCTGGGCCAATCGGCAGGAACCAATGTATGGTCAGCGAACGCAGGATTCATTATAACGGGTGTGGGATTGCCTCTGCTTGGCATCCTGGCTTTGGGATTCTCGGGAAAAAGTGATTTGCAATCGCTGGCAAGCCGTGTCAATCCATTGTTCGGGCTGGGTTTTACAGTTGCCCTGTACTTATCAATTGGACCACTTTTTGCTATTCCGAGAACAGCTACCGTTTCATACGAAATCGGCATTAAGCCTTATCTGTCAGAAGGAAGCGGTTCAGTCGGCTTAATTATTTTTTCAATTATTTTCTTTGGGATTACAGCATTTTTCTCTTTGAATTCTTCAAAAATTGTTGATATCGTAGGAAAGTATTTAACACCTATTCTCCTAATTGTTATAGCAGTTTTGATCGGTGCGGCTTTCTTTAATCCAATGGGTGCATTCCAGGCTCCGGCAGAAGCCTATGTGAACGGT
This region includes:
- a CDS encoding sigma-70 family RNA polymerase sigma factor; translated protein: MKHGKVQAESRSSLKQKESCIADIYPSLQRYSRFLAQNRWDGDDLAHEAIVRAYKNYSPEKINQALLKKIVYNCWIDTLRNRKREQLEESPEGEKKNSSPSGGEAISHLINRLTLKQAVIFTLKEGFRYKTKEIADILQTTEFAVKSALNRARRQLQHAVENKTEDIFTNEDEEKLFHLMQQSVAAEDPSILIQSIPFLESLESYSKKPVLPVSSPSNTLCMAA
- the clpP gene encoding ATP-dependent Clp endopeptidase proteolytic subunit ClpP; translated protein: MTAIPYVIEQSSKGERSYDIYSRLLKDRIIMIGEEINDVVANSVIAQLLFLAAESPEKDISLYINSPGGSTTAGFAIFDTIQYIKPDVRTICTGMAASFGAMLLLAGKKGKRYSLPNSEIMIHQPLGGARGQATEIEISAKRILKLREHINGIIAERTGQPAEKVARDTDRDYFMTAEEAKEYGIIDEIIYKS
- a CDS encoding GntR family transcriptional regulator, whose protein sequence is MPIPSNYSSPTRVSAKDRAFSQIQEWIIDGTLQPKEKLNDADLAKALGVSRTPIREALQLLNVQGFVEMFPGVGTQVTSVNPEDISKILPPLGVLQALAAELAAPVISQETINILRDINHKFAKALMAGDTFSALKQDEKFHNIIIELAQNPYISNTASMLQAHVMRLYYNKTIILKERSIEEHEDILKAFEQKDREKAGNIARVNWLRAIDEYYSGEK